The following nucleotide sequence is from Anaerococcus sp. Marseille-Q7828.
AAATGAGCTTCTGAGATATTTTTCTTGGGAGCTTATTTTTATAAGGAATAATCATGCAATATTACATAAGTTGTTTTTTTATTTATGCAGTAATTGGGTGGATCTTGGAAGTTTCTTTCCATGTGATTAGTCAGGGCAAATTTATTAATAGGGGCTTTCTAAACGGTCCTTATTGCCCAATATATGGATTTGGAGCTTTGGCTGTTGTTTTAATATTGGGAGATTTGGGCAATTCTAACAAGTTGTACATATTTTTTATGTCGGCGATTGTAGCTAGTGCCTTAGAATTAATCACAGGCTATATCTTGGAAAAAATCTTCCATAAGAGATGGTGGGATTACAGATCTAATAAGTTTAACCTTGGTGGTTATATATGTGCTGAGTTTTCCCTAATCTGGGGAGCAGTTTGCTATATCCTCTATGAAGCCATCCATCCCATGCTTAGAAAAGCTCTACATCTTATGCCAATAAAGATAATAATACCGATAAATGTAATAATGGGATTGATCTTTGTAGTTGATTTGATAGCTACAGTTATAACCTTGATGGGCTTAAGTGAGAAGTTCAAGATGATAGAAGACCAATCCAAAGATATCAGAAAAATGTCAGATGAAATCGGCCAAAAAGTTGCAGATAGGACCTTTGTTGCTTTAGACAGGAAAAAGGAACTTGAAAATTCTAAGATAGGCAAAGAATTTGACCAAAGAAGTGCTGAATTTAAAGAATTTTTTGACAAATTTGGAGAAAAGAGAATCCTACGTGCTTTCCCTAACCTATCAGAAGACTTGGAAGAGAAATGGAATAGGATTGATATCATCAAAAAGAAGAAGCACAAATGATTTTGAGGTGGTCATATGACTAAAGTTTATATAATATATTTTTTCATCTATGCCATAGTAGGATGGGTCTTGGAAGTTTCCTACAATGGGATAAGGGCTGGAAAATACATCAACTGCGGGGTTTTGAATGGTCCCTGGTGCCCAATCTATGGTTTTGCTGCCGTTTCTATAATATTGCTCCTAAACATGGTCGATACGGAGAATAAAATATTTCTATTTTTCGCTTCAATGATAATTGCATCAATTATAGAATTGATAACTGGATTTATCCTAGAGAAGATATTTCATAAGAAATGGTGGGACTATTCGGACAAGAAATTTAACATTGGTGGACATATTTGTGCGGAGTATTCCTTACTATGGGGAGCCCTTTGCTTTATCCTATACGAAGCCATCCACCCAATGATTAGATCTATGGTCTTTGCTATGCCTTACAAGCTAACACTTACTATAAATATTATAGTTGCTATTCTTTTTGCTATAGATACTACAGCAAGCTTCAATACAATTATAGGAATCAACAAGAAATTCAAACAGATCGAAAGATCATCAGAAAAACTTGGTGAGCTTACTAGCGAAATTGGCGAAAGAATTGCTGATAGGGGCATAGAAACAGCTGAATTAACAAGTGAAAAACGCAAAGAGTTCGACCAAAGAAGCGCCGAATTTAAAGCGATTTTTGAAAAGAAAAGTGAGAGGAGAATTCTCAAGGCCTTTCCAAATCTAATCCGTGACTTGGAAGATAGGGGCTATGATATCTCTGAGATAAAAGAAAAAATAAAAGAAAGATAAAATGCGCCGCCTTCCTGGCGGTTTTATTTTGCTGATTTTGCCTTATAATTATAGTAGAA
It contains:
- a CDS encoding putative ABC transporter permease encodes the protein MQYYISCFFIYAVIGWILEVSFHVISQGKFINRGFLNGPYCPIYGFGALAVVLILGDLGNSNKLYIFFMSAIVASALELITGYILEKIFHKRWWDYRSNKFNLGGYICAEFSLIWGAVCYILYEAIHPMLRKALHLMPIKIIIPINVIMGLIFVVDLIATVITLMGLSEKFKMIEDQSKDIRKMSDEIGQKVADRTFVALDRKKELENSKIGKEFDQRSAEFKEFFDKFGEKRILRAFPNLSEDLEEKWNRIDIIKKKKHK
- a CDS encoding putative ABC transporter permease, translated to MTKVYIIYFFIYAIVGWVLEVSYNGIRAGKYINCGVLNGPWCPIYGFAAVSIILLLNMVDTENKIFLFFASMIIASIIELITGFILEKIFHKKWWDYSDKKFNIGGHICAEYSLLWGALCFILYEAIHPMIRSMVFAMPYKLTLTINIIVAILFAIDTTASFNTIIGINKKFKQIERSSEKLGELTSEIGERIADRGIETAELTSEKRKEFDQRSAEFKAIFEKKSERRILKAFPNLIRDLEDRGYDISEIKEKIKER